In a single window of the Methanobacterium sp. genome:
- a CDS encoding DUF1284 domain-containing protein, which produces EPEIRRMDIKVLKTIGLQANTIIEAHDAFQLVNKYFKSSNISEICGNCKWKDKCLFFSMKI; this is translated from the coding sequence GAACCGGAAATTCGCCGGATGGATATTAAAGTGCTCAAGACAATTGGATTACAGGCAAATACCATTATTGAAGCTCATGATGCATTCCAACTTGTAAATAAGTATTTTAAATCTTCCAATATCAGTGAAATCTGTGGAAACTGTAAATGGAAAGACAAATGCCTCTTTTTTTCAATGAAAATATAA